The following proteins come from a genomic window of Malus domestica chromosome 02, GDT2T_hap1:
- the LOC103418380 gene encoding DEAD-box ATP-dependent RNA helicase 16: protein MAETTEKPPKEIESEEEEDQTFETLGLDGRLIRALNKKKIHKPTPIQQVAIPLILQGKDVVARAKTGSGKTFAYLLPLLQKLFASESKKKLAPSAIVLVPTRELSQQVYTEVSSLIEFCRVPLKVVQLTSSMPAPDWKTALAALPEILVTTPACIKKCLSDGVLQPASIDDSLEILVLDEADLLLSYGYEADIKAFTPHIPKRCQCLLMSATASDDVEKLKKLILHNSYILTLPEVGDIKDDVIPKNVQQFWISCSFRDKLLYILSLLKLELVQKKVLIFTNTIDMGFRLKLFLEKFGIRSAVLNSELPQNSRLHILEEFNAGLFDYLIATDNRKSQESEDKAESSIELKKSRRHAKHKADSEFGVVRGIDFKNVHTVVNLDMPLSAEGYVHRIGRTGRAYSTGASISLVSPDEITIFEEIKSFLGDDEKDDSNLIAPFPLLTKNAVESLRYRAEDVAKSVTKIAVRESRAQDLRNEILNSEKLKSHFEVNPRDLDLLKHDKVLSKKPPAPHLRDVPDYLLDATTKEASKTVKLARAAMGNPNPARRNGYKKKTKKNKDPLKTFTTEGQKRARRGGSKAEGKDGNDNHRQKKRRA, encoded by the exons ATGGCTGAAACCACAGAAAAGCCGCCCAAGGAAATTGAAAGCGAAGAAGAAGAGGACCAGACCTTCGAAACCCTCGGGCTTGATGGTCGCCTTATCCGTGCCctaaacaagaagaaaattcaTAAGCCCACGCCCATTCAGCAAGTCGCTATCCCTCTCATCCTT CAAGGTAAGGATGTGGTTGCTAGGGCAAAGACTGGTTCTGGGAAAACATTTGCGTATCTGCTTCCGTTGCTTCAGAAGCTGTTTGCTTCTGAATCAAAGAAGAAACTTGCTCCCAGTGCAATCGTTCTCGTGCCTACTCGGGAACTCTCTCAGCAG GTTTATACAGAAGTTTCATCATTGATTGAATTCTGTAGAGTTCCATTGAAAGTTGTACAGTTGACAAGCAGCATGCCTGCTCCTGATTGG AAGACGGCTTTAGCTGCACTACCTGAGATTCTGGTTACTACACCAGCTTGCATAAAGAAATGCTTGTCAGATGGTGTTCTTCAACCAGCTTCCATTGATGATTCACTAGAAATTCTCGTTCTCGATGAG GCAGATCTTCTGTTGTCATATGGTTATGAGGCAGATATAAAAGCATTTACACCTCACATCCCTAAGCGTTGTCAATGTCTTCTTATGTCTGCCACCGCAAG TGATGATGTTGAAAAACTGAAGAAGCTGATTCTGCATAACTCTTACATTTTGACTTTACCTGAAGTTGGAGATATCAAGGATGATGTCATCCCGAAAAATGTTCAGCAATTCTGG ATATCGTGCAGTTTTCGTGACAAGTTACTGTACATACTGTCCCTCTTGAAGTTGGAGCTGGTTCAGAAAAAAGTTCTGATATTCACTAATACAATTGACATGGGGTTCAGATTAAAACTATTTCTGGAAAAG TTTGGAATCAGATCAGCTGTTTTAAACTCAGAGTTGCCACAAAATTCTCGTCTGCACATTCTTGAG GAATTCAATGCTGGGctttttgattatttgattGCGACTGATAACAGAAAATCACAAGAGAGTGAAGACAAGGCGGAGAGTAGTATTGAACTAAAAAAATCTAGAAGGCATGCTAAACATAAAGCTGACTCTGAGTTTGGAGTGGTGCGGGGAATTGACTTCAAAAATGTACACACG GTTGTAAATTTGGATATGCCTCTAAGTGCTGAAGGATATGTTCATCGAATCGGACGTACAGGAAGGGCATATAGTACTGGTGCTTCTATCTCCCTT GTGTCTCCAGATGAGATAACAATCTTTGAAGAAATAAAATCCTTTTTGGGGGATGATGAGAAAGACGATTCAAACTTAATTGCTCCATTTCCTTTACTGACCAAGAACGCAGTGGAGTCTTTACGATATAGAGCTGAG GATGTTGCAAAGAGTGTGACAAAGATTGCTGTCAGAGAATCGCGAGCtcaagatttgagaaatgaaattcTCAATTCTGAAAA GTTGAAATCTCATTTTGAAGTTAATCCAAGAGACCTAG ATCTGTTGAAACATGACAAAGTTCTCAGCAAGAAGCCCCCCGCTCCTCACCTACGTGATGTGCCTGATTACCTGTTGGACGCAACTACTAAAGAAGCCAGCAAGACCGTTAAGCTTGCTAGAGCTGCAATGGGAAATCCCAACCCTGCTCGCCGTAATGGATAtaagaaaaaaaccaaaaagaacaAGGACCCCCTCAAGACTTTCACTACGGAG GGACAAAAGAGAGCTCGTAGGGGCGGGTCGAAGGCAGAAGGAAAAGACGGCAATGACAACCATAGACAAAAGAAGAGAAGGGCGTAA